A region from the Paraburkholderia youngii genome encodes:
- a CDS encoding enoyl-CoA hydratase/isomerase family protein, translating to MSTLQSVAVEARNAPNTQAEADVLFRVVNRVAIITLNRPAALNALSHAMVRELAVLVEQCRTDPGIVALVLKGAGDKGFCAGGDVREVHRLATQGDPRWLAFFVDEYRLDYALHTFPKPVVALLDGIAMGGGMGLGQAARLRIVTERSRIAMPETRIGFVPDVGASRFLNVMPAELALYVGLTGATLAGADAMRLQLADLCVPADWLASFEERLQRMPHDTSDTGRIDALRAVFEPPCNIVPHAPLGALTQLILRHFDRRSGVERIVATLRQDLEREPPREVRQWLQATYEALSAHSPTMLHVTREALLRGRQMTLADCFRMELGIVKRSIDEGDFREGVRAQLIDKDRRPRWSPATLADVQPERVRHFLSLPWQGGAHPLAALGAGHGD from the coding sequence ATGAGCACTTTGCAAAGCGTTGCGGTCGAAGCGCGCAATGCGCCGAATACGCAAGCCGAAGCGGACGTGCTGTTTCGCGTCGTCAACCGTGTGGCGATCATCACGCTGAACCGCCCTGCTGCGCTCAACGCGCTGTCGCACGCAATGGTGCGCGAGCTCGCCGTGCTGGTCGAGCAATGCCGCACCGATCCCGGAATCGTCGCGCTGGTGCTGAAAGGCGCCGGCGACAAGGGCTTTTGCGCGGGCGGCGACGTGCGCGAGGTGCATCGGCTCGCAACGCAGGGCGACCCGCGCTGGCTCGCGTTCTTCGTCGACGAATACCGGCTCGACTACGCGTTGCACACGTTTCCGAAGCCGGTGGTCGCGCTGCTCGACGGTATCGCGATGGGCGGCGGCATGGGCCTCGGCCAAGCGGCGCGGCTGCGCATCGTGACCGAGCGCAGCCGCATCGCGATGCCGGAGACGCGCATCGGCTTCGTGCCCGATGTCGGCGCGAGCCGCTTTCTGAACGTGATGCCGGCCGAGCTTGCGCTGTATGTCGGTCTGACCGGCGCGACGCTGGCGGGCGCCGATGCGATGCGCCTGCAACTGGCCGACCTGTGCGTGCCGGCCGACTGGCTCGCGAGCTTCGAGGAACGTTTGCAGCGCATGCCGCACGACACGTCGGACACCGGGCGCATCGACGCGTTGCGCGCCGTGTTCGAGCCGCCGTGCAACATCGTGCCGCACGCGCCGCTCGGCGCGCTGACGCAACTGATACTGCGCCACTTCGACCGGCGCTCGGGCGTCGAGCGCATCGTCGCGACGCTGCGTCAGGATCTCGAACGCGAACCGCCGCGCGAGGTGCGGCAATGGCTGCAAGCGACCTACGAGGCACTGAGCGCCCATTCGCCGACGATGCTGCACGTGACGCGCGAAGCGCTGCTGCGCGGTCGGCAGATGACGCTCGCCGACTGCTTCCGGATGGAGCTCGGCATCGTGAAGCGCTCGATTGACGAAGGCGATTTCCGCGAGGGTGTGCGTGCGCAATTGATCGACAAGGACCGCCGGCCGCGCTGGTCGCCGGCGACGCTCGCCGATGTGCAACCCGAGCGCGTGCGGCATTTCCTGAGCTTGCCGTGGCAAGGCGGCGCGCATCCGCTGGCGGCGCTGGGCGCGGGGCATGGCGACTGA
- a CDS encoding enoyl-CoA hydratase, with amino-acid sequence MIELDYAHDGAVALITLKRPPANAFTPDGLLQLQRTVEQLNADARVRALVITGDGPKFFSAGADLNTFADGDREVARAAAARFGAAFETLQNARPVVIAALNGYAMGGGLECALACDIRIAEQHAVLALPETAVGLLPCGCGTQTLPWLVGEGWAKRMILTGERVDAASALRIGLVEEVVERGAAREAALKMAQRVTGLSPQAVSFSKELIHQARHGVPRAAALALERERFVDLFDGADQREGVNAFLEKRAPRWQTSHAPRETQR; translated from the coding sequence ATGATCGAGCTCGATTACGCGCACGACGGCGCGGTTGCGTTGATCACGTTGAAACGGCCGCCCGCGAACGCTTTCACGCCCGACGGTTTGCTGCAATTGCAGCGCACCGTCGAGCAGTTGAACGCCGATGCGCGCGTGCGCGCGCTGGTGATAACCGGCGACGGCCCGAAGTTCTTCAGCGCGGGCGCCGATCTGAACACCTTCGCCGACGGCGATCGCGAAGTGGCGCGCGCCGCGGCGGCGCGTTTCGGCGCGGCGTTCGAAACGCTGCAAAACGCGCGGCCGGTCGTGATCGCGGCGCTCAACGGCTATGCGATGGGCGGCGGTCTCGAATGCGCGCTCGCATGCGATATCCGCATCGCCGAGCAGCATGCGGTGCTGGCGCTGCCTGAGACCGCGGTCGGACTGCTGCCGTGCGGCTGCGGCACGCAGACGCTGCCGTGGCTGGTCGGCGAAGGCTGGGCCAAGCGGATGATCCTGACCGGCGAGCGCGTCGATGCGGCGAGCGCGCTGCGCATTGGCCTCGTCGAAGAAGTGGTGGAGCGCGGCGCCGCGCGTGAAGCCGCGCTGAAGATGGCGCAGCGGGTCACGGGTTTGAGCCCGCAGGCGGTCAGCTTCAGCAAGGAGCTGATCCATCAGGCGCGGCATGGCGTGCCGCGCGCCGCCGCGCTCGCGCTCGAACGCGAGCGTTTCGTCGATCTGTTCGATGGCGCCGATCAGCGCGAGGGCGTCAACGCATTCCTCGAAAAACGTGCGCCGCGCTGGCAGACGAGCCATGCACCAAGGGAGACGCAGCGATGA
- the mmsB gene encoding 3-hydroxyisobutyrate dehydrogenase, whose translation MKIGFIGLGNMGAPMALNLLKAAHALNVFDLSAQAVRTLVDAGAQAAGSPKAAASDVECVITMLPAAAHVRSVLVADDGILAGIAAGVPIIDSSTIDPASVKAFAELAAAHGNSFVDAPVSGGTGGAAAGTLTFMVGGSASAYEQVKPVLLAMGKNIVHCGDTGTGQVAKICNNLVLGISMAGVAEAMSLGEALGIDTKVLGSIINTSTGRCWSSDTYNPMPGVIETAPSSRGYTGGFGTDLMLKDLGLATDAARGARQPVYLGALAQQLYQTMSTNGAGRLDFSAVIKLYRSRERGGDGQGGTQ comes from the coding sequence ATGAAAATAGGCTTTATCGGACTCGGCAACATGGGCGCGCCGATGGCGCTGAACCTGCTGAAGGCGGCCCACGCGCTCAACGTGTTCGATCTCAGCGCACAGGCCGTGCGCACGCTCGTCGATGCGGGCGCGCAAGCGGCCGGCTCGCCGAAGGCCGCCGCCAGCGACGTCGAATGCGTGATCACGATGCTGCCCGCCGCGGCGCACGTACGCAGCGTGCTCGTCGCGGACGACGGCATCCTCGCCGGCATCGCGGCGGGCGTGCCGATCATCGATTCGAGCACGATCGATCCCGCCAGCGTGAAGGCGTTTGCCGAACTCGCCGCGGCGCATGGCAACAGCTTCGTCGATGCGCCGGTGTCGGGCGGCACGGGCGGCGCGGCGGCGGGCACGCTGACCTTCATGGTCGGCGGCAGCGCGAGCGCGTACGAGCAGGTCAAGCCCGTTCTGCTGGCGATGGGAAAAAACATCGTCCATTGCGGCGATACCGGCACCGGCCAGGTCGCGAAGATCTGCAACAACCTCGTGCTCGGCATCTCGATGGCGGGCGTCGCGGAGGCGATGTCGCTCGGCGAGGCGCTCGGCATCGACACGAAGGTGCTCGGCAGCATCATCAATACGTCGACCGGGCGTTGCTGGAGTTCGGACACGTATAACCCGATGCCGGGCGTGATCGAGACCGCGCCTTCGTCGCGCGGCTATACCGGCGGCTTCGGCACCGACCTGATGCTGAAGGACCTCGGCCTCGCCACCGATGCCGCGCGCGGCGCGCGTCAGCCGGTCTATCTCGGCGCGCTCGCGCAGCAGCTTTATCAAACGATGAGCACGAACGGCGCGGGACGTCTGGACTTTTCGGCGGTAATCAAGCTGTATCGCTCGCGAGAGCGCGGCGGCGACGGCCAGGGAGGCACCCAATGA
- a CDS encoding CoA-acylating methylmalonate-semialdehyde dehydrogenase, which translates to MSTLASNETSRDVAGAVATVKLLIDGEFVESKTTEWRDIVNPATQAALARVPFATVAEVDAAVRSAHAAFKTWKDTPIGARMRIMLKYQALIREHMPRIAKTLSAEQGKTIPDAEGDIFRGLEVVEHACSIGTLQQGEFAENVAAGVDTYTLRQPLGVCVGITPFNFPAMIPLWMFPMALVCGNTFVLKPSEQDPLSTMQLVELALEAGVPKGVLNVVHGGKDVVDAMCAHELVKAISFVGSTAVGTHVYRLGSEHGKRVQAMMGAKNHAVVLPDANREQTLNALAGAAFGAAGQRCMATSVAVLVGAAREWLPELVAKAKTLKVNAGHEPGTDVGPVVSRAAKQRILGLIDAGVKEGATLALDGRDVSVQGYEQGNFIGPTVFNDVTTDMEIYRTEIFGPVLAVVNVATLDDAIALVNANPFGNGVGLFTQSGAAARKFQSEIDIGQVGINIPIPVPVPFFSFTGSRGSKLGDLGPYGKQVVQFYTQTKTVTARWFDDDTVSDGVNTTIRLR; encoded by the coding sequence ATGAGCACCCTTGCTTCGAACGAGACCAGCCGCGACGTCGCCGGCGCCGTGGCCACCGTCAAACTGCTGATCGACGGCGAGTTCGTCGAATCGAAGACGACCGAGTGGCGCGACATCGTGAACCCGGCCACCCAGGCGGCGCTCGCGCGCGTGCCGTTCGCGACCGTCGCGGAAGTCGACGCGGCGGTGCGCAGCGCGCACGCCGCATTCAAAACGTGGAAGGACACGCCGATCGGCGCGCGCATGCGCATCATGCTGAAGTACCAGGCGCTGATTCGTGAGCATATGCCGCGCATCGCGAAGACGCTGTCGGCCGAGCAGGGCAAGACGATTCCCGATGCCGAGGGCGACATCTTCCGCGGTCTGGAAGTCGTCGAGCACGCGTGTTCTATCGGCACGTTGCAGCAGGGTGAATTCGCCGAGAACGTCGCTGCTGGCGTGGACACCTACACGTTGCGTCAGCCGCTCGGCGTCTGCGTCGGTATCACGCCGTTCAATTTCCCCGCGATGATCCCGCTGTGGATGTTCCCGATGGCGCTCGTGTGCGGCAATACCTTCGTGCTGAAGCCATCCGAGCAAGACCCGCTGTCGACGATGCAGCTCGTCGAACTTGCGCTCGAAGCCGGCGTGCCGAAGGGCGTGCTGAACGTCGTGCACGGCGGCAAGGACGTGGTCGATGCGATGTGCGCGCATGAACTGGTAAAGGCGATTTCGTTCGTCGGTTCGACGGCGGTCGGCACGCACGTGTATCGCCTCGGCAGCGAACACGGCAAGCGCGTGCAAGCGATGATGGGCGCGAAGAACCACGCGGTGGTGCTGCCCGACGCGAACCGCGAACAGACGCTCAACGCGCTCGCGGGCGCCGCGTTCGGCGCGGCCGGTCAGCGCTGCATGGCGACTTCGGTGGCGGTGCTGGTGGGCGCCGCGCGCGAGTGGCTGCCCGAGCTCGTCGCGAAGGCGAAGACGCTGAAGGTCAATGCGGGGCACGAGCCGGGCACCGATGTCGGGCCGGTCGTGTCGCGCGCGGCGAAGCAACGCATTCTCGGTCTGATCGACGCGGGCGTGAAGGAGGGCGCGACACTCGCGCTCGACGGCCGGGATGTGAGCGTGCAGGGCTATGAGCAGGGTAACTTCATCGGCCCGACGGTATTCAACGACGTCACGACCGACATGGAAATCTACCGCACCGAAATCTTCGGACCGGTGCTCGCGGTGGTCAACGTCGCGACGCTCGACGACGCGATCGCGCTCGTCAACGCAAACCCGTTCGGCAACGGCGTGGGCCTGTTTACGCAAAGCGGCGCGGCGGCGCGCAAGTTCCAGAGCGAGATCGATATCGGCCAGGTCGGCATCAACATTCCGATTCCGGTGCCGGTGCCGTTTTTCAGCTTCACCGGCTCGCGCGGCTCGAAACTCGGCGATCTCGGTCCGTACGGCAAGCAGGTCGTGCAGTTCTACACGCAGACGAAGACGGTCACCGCGCGCTGGTTCGACGACGACACCGTCAGCGACGGCGTCAACACGACGATCCGCCTGCGTTGA